Proteins encoded in a region of the Onychostoma macrolepis isolate SWU-2019 chromosome 20, ASM1243209v1, whole genome shotgun sequence genome:
- the psmc6 gene encoding 26S proteasome regulatory subunit 10B: protein MADNREKGLQDYRKKLLEHKEIDGRLKELREQLKELTKQYEKSENDLKALQSVGQIVGEVLKQLTEEKFIVKATNGPRYVVGCRRQLDKSKLKPGTRVALDMTTLTIMRYLPREVDPLVYNMSHEDPGSVSYSEIGGLSEQIRELREVIELPLTNPELFQRVGIIPPKGCLLYGPPGTGKTLLARAVASQLDCNFLKVVSSSIVDKYIGESARLIREMFNYARDHQPCIIFMDEIDAIGGRRFSEGTSADREIQRTLMELLNQMDGFDTLHRVKMIMATNRPDTLDPALLRPGRLDRKIHIELPNEQARMDILKIHSGPITKHGDIDYEAIVKLSDGFNGADLRNVCTEAGMFAIRADHEYVTQEDFMKAVRKVADSKKLESKLDYKPV from the exons ATGGCGGATAACAGGGAGAAAGGTTTACAAGACTACAGAAAGAAATTACTGGAGCATAAAGAGATTGACGGACGCCTCAAAGAGT TGAGAGAGCAGCTGAAGGAGCTCACTAAACAGTATGAGAAGTCTGAGAATGATCTGAAAGCTTTACAGAGTGTGGGACAG attgTTGGTGAGGTGCTGAAACAACTGACAGAGGAGAAAT TTATTGTCAAAGCAACTAATGGCCCACGTTATGTGGTTGGATGTCGCAGACAG CTGGATAAAAGCAAGCTTAAACCAGGCACTAGAGTGGCTCTGGACATGACGACTCTCACGATCATGAG gtATTTGCCTCGTGAAGTGGATCCTCTAGTGTACAACATGTCTCATGAAGATCCTGGCAGCGTTTCTTACTCAGAGATTGGTGGATTGTCTGAGCAGATCCGTGAGCTGAGAGAG GTAATTGAGCTGCCTCTAACCAATCCTGAGCTGTTCCAGAGGGTGGGCATTATTCCTCCTAAGGGCTGCCTGCTGTACGGACCGCCAG GCACTGGAAAGACCCTTCTTGCCAGAGCTGTGGCTAGTCAGCTAGACTGCAATTTCCTGAAG GTGGTGTCCAGCTCCATTGTTGACAAGTACATTGGTGAGAGTGCCAGACTCATCAGAGAGATGTTCAACTACGCCAGAGACCATCAGCCCTGCATTATCTTCATGGATGAGATCGATGCTATTG GTGGACGTCGGTTTTCTGAAGGAACCTCTGCAGATAGAGAGATCCAGAGGACACTGATGGAG cTGTTGAATCAGATGGATGGATTTGATACTCTGCATAGAGTCAAGATGATCATGGCCACCAACCGGCCGGACACTTTAGACCCTGCCCTGCTGCGTCCTGGCCGCCTGGACAGAAAGATCC ACATTGAGTTGCCCAATGAACAGGCTCGAATGGACATCCTGAAGATCCACTCTGGACCCATCACCAAGCATGGAGATATAG ATTATGAAGCCATCGTCAAGCTTTCAGATGGTTTCAATGGAGCTGATTTGAGGAATGTGTGCACTGAAGCTG GTATGTTTGCCATTCGTGCTGACCATGAGTACGTGACTCAGGAGGATTTCATGAAAGCTGTGAGGAAGGTGGCAGACTCTAAGAAGCTGGAGTCCAAACTGGACTACAAGCCTGTATAA
- the cgrrf1 gene encoding cell growth regulator with RING finger domain protein 1 isoform X2 has protein sequence MVQVTNPFALEMDSTAGTVTEGVSLRPYCLEDCVLSCFWGCGVQALQAALQSHQHGLRLRTPELFQEAMDLSYLYHQSFTIHKEKKEEYFTQMPPDLRVTDFGLLPRDRYPLVAVLTLASPENRDNYNIVASVTVLHVPDDKYRLSARILFQYLLTAQGNFYDLKPLFMSADNSNLSGTTEPSTSTQRAEPQPERPGDKGEESDSEGEWPDTQGRDCVVCQNAPINRVLLPCRHACVCNGCVCHFQHCPICRAFVLESFALANRLARDEEDDDDLTED, from the exons ATGGTGCAGGTGACCAATCCCTTCGCTTTGGAGATGGACTCTACGGCTGGTACAGTAACTG AGGGTGTGAGTTTGCGGCCGTATTGTCTTGAAGACTGCGTCCTCAGCTGTTTCTGGGGCTGTGGGGTCCAGGCTCTCCAGGCGGCCCTTCAGAGTCACCAGCACGGGCTCCGGCTCCGCACACCAGAGCTGTTTCAGGAGGCTATGGACTTAAGCTACCTTTACCACCAAAGCTTCAC tatacataaagaaaaaaaagaagaatactTCACTCAGATGCCTCCAGATCTCAGAGTAACGGATTTTGGGTTGCTCCCCCGGGATCGATACCCCTTGGTGGCTGTGCTGACACTAGCCAGTCCGGAAAACAGAGACAACTACAATATT GTGGCCAGTGTGACTGTGCTGCACGTTCCTGATGACAAATACAGACTCTCTGCCAGGATCTTGTTTCAGTATCTCCTCACGGCACAAGGGAATTTTTACGATCTGAAG CCTCTCTTCATGTCAGCAGACAACAGCAACCTGTCTGGAACCACAGAGCCTTCGACTAGCACGCAAAGGGCGGAGCCACAGCCTGAAAGGCCAGGTGATAAGGGGGAGGAGTCTGATTCTGAAGGGGAGTGGCCTGATACCCAAGGCAGGGACTGTGTGGTGTGTCAGAATGCACCGATAAACAGAGTGCTGTTGCCATGCAGACACGCATGCGTATGCAACGGCTGCGTGTGTCACTTCCAGCACTGTCCGATCTGCCGGGCGTTTGTCCTTGAATCTTTTGCTCTGGCTAACCGACTGGCTCGTGATGAGGAGGACGACGACGACTTAACAGAAGACTAA
- the cgrrf1 gene encoding cell growth regulator with RING finger domain protein 1 isoform X1 yields the protein MAAEFLVMLYEYSPLFYITVISVCFIITVAVVLGWFGFDVPVILRSSDETESLTPVPERKMVQVTNPFALEMDSTAGTVTEGVSLRPYCLEDCVLSCFWGCGVQALQAALQSHQHGLRLRTPELFQEAMDLSYLYHQSFTIHKEKKEEYFTQMPPDLRVTDFGLLPRDRYPLVAVLTLASPENRDNYNIVASVTVLHVPDDKYRLSARILFQYLLTAQGNFYDLKPLFMSADNSNLSGTTEPSTSTQRAEPQPERPGDKGEESDSEGEWPDTQGRDCVVCQNAPINRVLLPCRHACVCNGCVCHFQHCPICRAFVLESFALANRLARDEEDDDDLTED from the exons atggcCGCGGAGTTTTTAGTGATGTTGTATGAGTATTCTCCTCTCTTTTACATTACTGTCATATCTGTATGTTTCATTATCACTGTGGCTGTTGTCTTGGGCTG GTTTGGATTCGATGTCCCGGTCATTTTACGCAGTTCAGATGAGACTGAATCTTTAACACCTGTCCCTGAGAGGAAGATGGTGCAGGTGACCAATCCCTTCGCTTTGGAGATGGACTCTACGGCTGGTACAGTAACTG AGGGTGTGAGTTTGCGGCCGTATTGTCTTGAAGACTGCGTCCTCAGCTGTTTCTGGGGCTGTGGGGTCCAGGCTCTCCAGGCGGCCCTTCAGAGTCACCAGCACGGGCTCCGGCTCCGCACACCAGAGCTGTTTCAGGAGGCTATGGACTTAAGCTACCTTTACCACCAAAGCTTCAC tatacataaagaaaaaaaagaagaatactTCACTCAGATGCCTCCAGATCTCAGAGTAACGGATTTTGGGTTGCTCCCCCGGGATCGATACCCCTTGGTGGCTGTGCTGACACTAGCCAGTCCGGAAAACAGAGACAACTACAATATT GTGGCCAGTGTGACTGTGCTGCACGTTCCTGATGACAAATACAGACTCTCTGCCAGGATCTTGTTTCAGTATCTCCTCACGGCACAAGGGAATTTTTACGATCTGAAG CCTCTCTTCATGTCAGCAGACAACAGCAACCTGTCTGGAACCACAGAGCCTTCGACTAGCACGCAAAGGGCGGAGCCACAGCCTGAAAGGCCAGGTGATAAGGGGGAGGAGTCTGATTCTGAAGGGGAGTGGCCTGATACCCAAGGCAGGGACTGTGTGGTGTGTCAGAATGCACCGATAAACAGAGTGCTGTTGCCATGCAGACACGCATGCGTATGCAACGGCTGCGTGTGTCACTTCCAGCACTGTCCGATCTGCCGGGCGTTTGTCCTTGAATCTTTTGCTCTGGCTAACCGACTGGCTCGTGATGAGGAGGACGACGACGACTTAACAGAAGACTAA
- the ddhd1b gene encoding phospholipase DDHD1b: MSACQDKTSLSCSQSRENVSGGEWGRMEDSCTSCFDEPTGDAIHAGMDAVQPGIDGHLPLPRGQRQLMLGLVEEGFAGYHGRLGSDPDSDYLDITGDPNYSESDGNVATKKRNRSNSSRHRGEVVTELGPEEVRWFYKEDKRTWKPFVGHDSLKIELAYRKYCELNPNEVKRRDAGEEAEDLFESPSGCEAPEVRRQSAALAAQPVTESTEPGCSTEETELDSESINVDAVCVRGGLYEVDINKKDCYPVYWNQQDHIPVMRGQWFTDGTWLPLEEEESDLIELEYLARFRGQQMKDTFDTEAVATTVDSKDAIHSMKLSRSHVDWHSVDEVYLYSDATTSKIARTVTQKLGFSKASSSGTRLHRGYVEEAAPEDTPPETTHIVFVVHGIGQKMDQGRIIRNTSMMRDAARKMEEKHFSDRTNEHVEFLPVEWRSKLALDGDTVDSITPDKVRGLRDMLNSSAMDIMYYTSPLYRDEITRGLTKELNRLYTLFCERNPEFAEKGKVSIVSHSLGCVITFDIMTGWDPVRFVHEEVPDAMEADVSRQERQLLEDLRNTCLRMRDLEDKLRHFQTSSSRPSPALKFKVENFFCMGSPLAVFLALRGVRPGTNGTQDHILPKSICQRLFNIFHPTDPVAYRLEPLILKHYSNISPVQIHWYNTTSPTPYDQIRPTLLNPSKESASVSDTESLPSPCTSPPQPRRHYGESITSLGKASIMGAASIGKGIGGILFSRFSRSSGQVGGVEEEPSDSEGGACEKGEDGRPLELDDKVEEKTEEKIEEKTGDTSMSQSASVIMDNSSFELEKRIDFELREGLVESRYWSAVTSHTAYWCSHDVALFLLTFMYRPNEANDMPEDNPES, encoded by the exons ATGAGCGCTTGTCAGGATAAAACGTCTTTGAGTTGTTCGCAAAGCAGGGAAAATGTCAGCGGCGGTGAATGGGGAAGGATGGAGGATTCGTGTACGTCCTGCTTCGACGAACCCACGGGCGACGCGATACACGCCGGGATGGACGCGGTGCAGCCGGGCATAGACGGACATCTGCCGCTGCCCCGAGGCCAACGCCAACTGATGCTAGGCCTGGTGGAAGAGGGTTTCGCCGGCTATCATGGCCGACTCGGTTCCGATCCGGACTCAGATTATCTCGACATCACCGGAGACCCCAACTACAGCGAAAGTGACGGGAACGTCGCCACGAAAAAGCGCAACCGCTCCAACAGCTCGCGGCACCGCGGGGAAGTTGTCACGGAGCTCGGACCCGAGGAGGTGCGCTGGTTCTACAAAGAGGACAAGAGGACCTGGAAACCGTTTGTCGGACACGATTCTTTGAAAATCGAGTTGGCTTATCGCAAATACTGCGAACTTAATCCGAACGAGGTCAAACGGAGGGATGCGGGTGAGGAAGCGGAGGATTTATTCGAGTCGCCATCGGGATGCGAAGCACCGGAGGTACGGAGACAGTCGGCGGCGCTGGCAGCGCAACCGGTAACCGAGAGCACGGAGCCTGGATGCTCAACGGAAGAGACGGAGCTGGATTCAGAAAGCATCAACGTGGACGCAGTGTGCGTCCGTGGAGGACTCTACGAGGTGGACATCAACAAGAAAGACTGTTATCCTGTTTACTGGAACC AACAGGACCACATCCCGGTCATGAGAGGCCAGTGGTTCACGGACGGGACCTGGTTGCCACTGGAGGAAGAGGAGAGTGACCTCATTGAACTGGAGTACCTGGCCCGTTTCCGAGGCCAGCAGATGAAAGACACCTTTGACACGGAAGCGGTGGCCACAACGGTGGACAGCAAAGATG CCATTCACAGTATGAAACTGAGCCGGAGCCACGTGGACTGGCACAGCGTGGATGAAGTGTACCTTTACAGCGATGCTACCACTTCAAAGATCGCACGGACTGTTACTCAGAAACTGGGATTCTCCAAAG CGTCCAGCAGCGGGACCCGTCTCCATCGAGGTTATGTAGAGGAGGCGGCTCCAGAGGACACGCCCCCTGAAACAACCCACATAGTCTTTGTGGTACATGGGATTGGCCAGAAGATGGATCAGGGGCGTATCATTAGAAATACAAGCAT GATGCGTGATGCTGCCCGCAAAATGGAGGAGAAGCACTTTTCTGACCGAACAAATGAACACGTTGAGTTTCTTCCTGTGGAATGGAGATCTAAACTCGCCCTTGATGGAG ACACCGTGGACTCCATTACTCCAGACAAAGTGCGAGGTCTAAGAGACATGCTGAACAGCAGTGCCATGGACATTATGTACTACACAAGCCCTTTGTACAGGGATGAG ATCACTCGGGGGCTGACCAAAGAGTTGAACCGACTCTACACGCTCTTTTGCGAGCGCAACCCAGAATTTGCAGAGAAAGGAAAGGTGTCCATCGTCTCCCACTCACTCGGCTGTGTCATCACCTTTGACATCATGACAGGGTGGGACCCTGTGCGCTTTGTTCATGAAGAGGTGCCAGATGCCATGGAGGCTGATGTTAGCAGACAAGAACGTCAGCTACTGGAGGATCTTCGTAACACATGCTTAAG AATGAGGGATTTGGAGGATAAGCTTCGGCATTTCCAAACCTCATCCTCAAGACCCTCTCCAGCCCTGAAATTCAAG GTGGAGAACTTCTTCTGCATGGGATCTCCTCTGGCTGTGTTCTTGGCTTTGCGAGGTGTCCGTCCTGGAACCAACGGAACACAGGACCACATCCTACCCAAATCCATCTGCCAGAGGCTTTTCAACATCTTCCATCCCACTGATCCTGTA GCATACAGGTTGGAACCTCTCATCCTGAAGCATTATAGTAATATATCGCCTGTCCAAATTCACTG gtACAACACCACCAGCCCCACACCGTATGACCAGATCCGTCCCACTCTACTGAATCCATCAAAGGAAAGTGCTTCTGTGTCCGATACAGAGAGTCTCCCGAGCCCCTGCACCTCCCCTCCGCAGCCCCGCAGACACTACGGCGAGTCTATCACCAGCCTGGGCAAGGCCAGCATCATGG gAGCGGCAAGTATAGGTAAAGGCATTGGCGGTATCCTGTTCTCCAGATTTTCCCGCTCTAGTGGACAGGTGGGTGGTGTGGAGGAGGAGCCATCAGACTCTGAAGGAGGGGCTTGTGAGAAAGGGGAAGACGGTCGGCCTCTGGAGTTAGATGATAAAGTTGAGGAAAAGACAGAGGAGAAAATCGAGGAGAAGACAGGAGACACCAGCATGTCACAATCAGCCTCTGTCATTATGGATAACTCATCCT TTGAGCTCGAGAAACGCATCGACTTCGAGCTGAGGGAGGGCCTGGTGGAGAGCCGCTATTGGTCAGCGGTGACGTCACACACAGCCTATTGGTGCTCCCACGATGTGGCTCTGTTTCTGCTAACGTTCATGTACAGGCCAAATGAAGCGAATGACATGCCAGAGGACAACCCTGAGTCATAA